A genomic stretch from Natronomonas gomsonensis includes:
- a CDS encoding COG1361 S-layer family protein, with amino-acid sequence MAVAVAVLFVCLTVSAGAVVGQQTQRDFTRGEPDISVYAPDADVTPGSDTRIDIQLQNSGDLDTGSRSEEVLAARAVSVAADGEGPLDVRTGRTAVGTIADGSLATTPFQVVVPEGTEPGTYELDVKVRYSYVEQTSSVSGQQRETETERHTVDIRVVSEPRFAITDVDTDVQPGTSGDADVTIENVGSERANATRVTLRGSGGVTLGTGEARSFVGDLAPDESVTVTVEAAVAEGVATGAKPIEATVDYTNTDGAEAQSDPVVGHLDPLSEQSFDIEGLEETLSVGYAGNITGTLRNEGPRPVSDGVLVIEPASDSLFVEEGRYALPELDSGEAAEFAFPTEVSGQALAGPRQVRFSVEYANEGESTVTAGPISERVVVDERRGEFSVTAENATVEAGGSSDLVVTITNERPETLSNIDARLYANSPLSTSSDEAFISELEPGESGELRFSLSAAGGAMAKTYPVELDFQYDNRRGESTLSDTYQQAVSVEEPETTDEGPPVVPIAVGVVAVLVVGAGLWWRRRN; translated from the coding sequence GTGGCGGTCGCCGTCGCCGTCCTGTTCGTCTGTCTGACCGTCTCGGCCGGTGCAGTCGTCGGCCAACAGACCCAGCGCGATTTCACGCGCGGTGAACCGGACATCTCGGTGTACGCGCCCGACGCCGATGTCACGCCGGGCAGCGACACGCGAATCGACATCCAACTCCAGAACAGCGGCGACCTCGACACCGGGTCCCGTAGCGAGGAAGTGCTCGCCGCGAGGGCGGTGTCCGTCGCGGCCGACGGCGAGGGTCCGCTCGACGTTCGGACCGGACGAACCGCGGTCGGCACCATCGCGGATGGTTCCCTCGCGACGACGCCGTTCCAGGTCGTCGTTCCCGAAGGGACCGAGCCGGGAACCTACGAGCTAGACGTGAAGGTGCGGTACTCCTACGTCGAGCAAACCTCCTCGGTGTCCGGCCAGCAGCGAGAAACCGAGACGGAGCGACACACCGTCGATATCCGTGTCGTCTCCGAACCGCGGTTCGCCATCACGGACGTCGACACCGACGTCCAGCCCGGTACCTCCGGCGACGCGGATGTCACCATCGAAAACGTCGGCTCTGAGCGAGCCAACGCGACGCGGGTGACGCTCCGCGGAAGCGGCGGCGTGACGCTCGGCACCGGCGAAGCCCGCTCGTTCGTCGGCGACCTCGCACCCGACGAGTCAGTGACCGTGACGGTCGAGGCGGCCGTCGCCGAGGGCGTCGCGACCGGCGCCAAACCCATCGAAGCGACCGTCGACTACACGAACACCGACGGCGCCGAGGCCCAATCGGACCCGGTCGTCGGCCACCTCGACCCGCTTTCCGAGCAGTCCTTCGACATCGAGGGGCTCGAAGAGACGCTGTCGGTCGGCTACGCCGGCAACATCACCGGGACGCTCCGCAACGAGGGTCCGCGGCCGGTCTCCGACGGCGTGTTGGTCATCGAACCGGCGAGCGATTCGCTGTTCGTCGAGGAGGGCCGATACGCCCTGCCCGAACTCGACAGCGGCGAGGCAGCCGAGTTCGCCTTCCCGACCGAGGTGAGCGGGCAGGCGTTGGCCGGCCCGAGACAGGTCCGGTTCAGCGTCGAGTACGCAAACGAGGGCGAGTCGACGGTCACCGCCGGGCCCATCTCCGAGCGGGTCGTCGTCGACGAACGCCGTGGAGAGTTCTCGGTCACGGCCGAGAACGCCACCGTCGAGGCAGGCGGGTCGAGTGACCTCGTCGTCACGATAACGAACGAGCGCCCGGAGACGCTCTCGAACATCGACGCCCGACTGTACGCCAACAGCCCGCTGTCGACGTCGAGCGACGAGGCGTTCATCTCCGAGTTGGAGCCCGGCGAGTCCGGCGAGTTGCGGTTTTCGCTGTCGGCGGCCGGCGGCGCGATGGCCAAGACCTACCCCGTCGAACTCGACTTCCAGTACGACAACCGCCGCGGCGAGAGCACGCTCTCGGACACATACCAGCAGGCAGTCTCCGTCGAGGAACCCGAGACGACCGACGAGGGGCCGCCCGTCGTCCCCATCGCCGTCGGCGTCGTCGCCGTTCTCGTCGTCGGTGCGGGACTCTGGTGGCGGCGCCGGAACTGA
- a CDS encoding TetR/AcrR family transcriptional regulator, whose protein sequence is MNVQSIRLASPVGDDRRPLPRRPLDTCRGGRYEVAVMEFFEDASTTREEILAAAYEALCRHGYSDLTVEKIGDHFEKSTSLVYHHYDGKDELLLACLEFVLDRYDETFAEAESGEPRARLEEPLAVFLVSELPDEQFRFMRALVELRAQAAHDERYREYFTRSDRLFQARLTELVEAGVDAGAFRDVDPEAVAATIQTVLAGALVRTTTSNDDEWLEAVREEVIACLEARLYRPDGA, encoded by the coding sequence TTGAATGTTCAATCAATTCGGCTCGCCTCGCCCGTCGGCGACGACCGTCGGCCGCTCCCCCGACGGCCACTCGATACTTGTCGGGGCGGACGCTACGAGGTTGCAGTGATGGAGTTCTTCGAGGACGCCTCAACGACGCGTGAGGAGATTCTGGCTGCGGCCTACGAGGCGCTGTGTCGGCACGGCTACAGCGACCTGACCGTCGAGAAAATCGGCGACCACTTCGAGAAGAGCACGTCGCTGGTGTATCACCACTACGACGGGAAGGACGAACTGCTGTTGGCGTGTCTGGAGTTCGTCTTGGACCGCTACGACGAGACGTTCGCCGAGGCGGAGTCGGGCGAGCCGCGGGCAAGACTCGAAGAGCCGCTTGCGGTGTTTCTCGTCAGCGAACTGCCCGACGAACAGTTCAGATTCATGCGCGCACTCGTCGAACTCCGCGCCCAGGCGGCCCACGACGAACGGTACCGGGAGTACTTCACCCGAAGCGACCGCCTGTTCCAGGCCCGTCTGACCGAACTCGTCGAGGCCGGCGTCGACGCCGGAGCGTTCCGTGATGTCGACCCCGAGGCCGTCGCCGCGACGATACAGACCGTCTTGGCCGGTGCGCTCGTCCGGACTACGACCTCCAACGACGACGAGTGGCTCGAAGCCGTCCGCGAGGAGGTCATCGCGTGTCTCGAAGCGCGACTCTACCGTCCGGACGGGGCCTGA
- a CDS encoding class I adenylate-forming enzyme family protein: MTNLLADIEQRAAEMPEATAIGFRGQELSYAEFWAQTGRFAKALADSGVEPGDRVGVYLPNLPQYVIAFHGILRAGGIVVPMNPQYKSREISHLLGDSGATAVVALADLVPQVQEVQDDTDVHTIVSVGGDADGAVEFDAFLADEELDVVDRDDDDVACQPYTSGTTGTPKGVLLTHRNLAFEARASPKIHDGIYDDDKMLGVLPLFHIYGMTVTMLATLYEGGSYWPMAEWDAEAALELVESEGITLFHGVPAMFNDLVNHPAAEEYDLASVRFANAGGSSLPLEVMRQFEETFEPDLMEGYGLTETAPVTHANRPDDRRPGSIGKPLPGVESKVVDHNFEEVDPVERGPVDDETALDDVVGEIVVSGPNVMKEYYNRPGANEEAFTHENGTRWFHTGDLGYYDEDGFFFIVDREKHMIVTGGYNVYPREVEELLFEHPDIADAAVVGVPDERRGETVTAFVVKRPDAEVTAEEIKEYALENLAAYKHPREVNFVDELPRTTTGKVQKFELEDFE; this comes from the coding sequence ATGACGAATCTGCTTGCCGACATCGAACAGCGCGCCGCGGAGATGCCCGAGGCCACGGCAATCGGCTTCCGGGGCCAAGAACTCAGTTACGCCGAGTTCTGGGCACAGACCGGTCGATTCGCCAAAGCTCTCGCGGATTCGGGTGTCGAACCCGGCGACCGCGTCGGCGTCTATCTCCCGAACCTCCCGCAGTACGTAATCGCCTTCCACGGGATTCTCCGGGCCGGCGGCATCGTCGTCCCGATGAATCCCCAGTACAAGTCCCGCGAAATCAGCCACCTGCTCGGCGACAGCGGCGCGACGGCCGTCGTCGCCCTCGCAGACCTCGTCCCGCAGGTCCAGGAGGTACAGGACGACACCGACGTTCACACCATCGTCAGCGTCGGCGGCGACGCCGACGGCGCCGTCGAATTCGATGCGTTCCTCGCCGACGAGGAACTCGATGTCGTCGACCGCGACGACGACGACGTGGCGTGTCAGCCGTACACCTCCGGGACGACCGGCACCCCGAAGGGCGTCCTTCTGACCCACCGGAACCTCGCCTTCGAGGCGCGTGCCTCCCCGAAGATTCACGACGGCATCTACGACGACGACAAGATGCTCGGCGTTCTCCCGCTGTTCCACATCTACGGGATGACGGTGACGATGCTGGCGACGCTGTACGAGGGCGGCAGCTACTGGCCGATGGCCGAGTGGGACGCCGAGGCCGCGCTGGAACTCGTCGAGTCGGAAGGTATCACACTGTTCCACGGCGTTCCCGCGATGTTCAACGACCTCGTGAACCACCCCGCGGCCGAAGAGTACGACCTCGCCTCGGTTCGGTTCGCCAACGCCGGCGGCTCCAGCCTCCCGCTCGAGGTCATGCGACAGTTCGAGGAGACGTTCGAACCCGACCTCATGGAAGGGTACGGCCTGACCGAGACGGCACCGGTCACCCACGCCAACCGGCCGGACGACCGCCGTCCCGGTTCCATCGGCAAGCCGCTGCCCGGCGTCGAGTCGAAGGTCGTCGACCACAACTTCGAGGAGGTCGACCCCGTCGAGCGCGGCCCCGTCGACGACGAGACGGCACTCGACGACGTGGTCGGCGAAATCGTCGTCTCCGGGCCGAACGTGATGAAGGAGTACTACAACCGCCCGGGCGCGAACGAGGAGGCGTTCACCCATGAAAACGGCACCCGCTGGTTCCACACCGGCGACCTCGGCTACTACGACGAGGACGGCTTCTTCTTCATTGTCGACCGCGAAAAGCACATGATAGTCACGGGCGGCTACAACGTCTATCCCCGTGAAGTCGAGGAGTTGCTGTTCGAACACCCCGATATCGCCGACGCCGCCGTCGTCGGCGTCCCCGACGAGCGCCGCGGGGAGACGGTCACCGCCTTCGTCGTCAAGCGACCCGACGCCGAGGTGACCGCGGAGGAAATCAAGGAGTACGCCCTCGAGAACCTCGCGGCGTACAAACACCCACGGGAGGTCAACTTCGTCGACGAACTCCCGCGGACGACGACCGGGAAGGTCCAGAAGTTCGAGTTGGAGGACTTCGAATAG
- a CDS encoding PAS domain S-box protein, translated as MAPLDGSSPRTHRRSDSGEWFAERTPRIALGVAQPRDRELLESLLSTFEVTDVADPIPERTDLCIVDADGLAAFREALSAWKERERPATAPVLLLTTDSVDEAWRRHGDSVGELLDGIQPIPAPRQAIRSRIDGLLATREHSVESRQRQRELELYERAIDGAGIGISIADASEDDLPLVYVNEGFLETTGYDREEVIGRNCRFLQGENTEEATVDKMRSALADERPVSVEIRNYRRSGEQFWNDLDIMPVRGEDGKVTHFLGFQRDVTERKQRERLLEQHLRIFEATEDPVLVLDVNGRIVETNAAAKAAFGVDGEIPVKMPAPNLFEGKQAAKLRTAIAAVRGGGNSQTAELTTAGPDGNSTVFQFRFQRLEATDDYGERIIAVSRDITRIQEYQNRLSVLDRIFRHNIRNKLNIVTGLAELLEDDGDEEVAAIADDIDTAASDLLAIADAARAFNRSIDPTKPQTQELDLSAFVREVGEELRESYPDADIDISAPGASPAVCPATIRLCLEHLVENAVKHTDVPTPRVDIEVDDTDDREWVELRVNDDGPGFSERERRALASGAERPLEHLQGVTLWLIRWAVMNAGGQLDIRNPADRGATVVLRLPAAEGSSPT; from the coding sequence ATGGCACCCTTGGATGGCTCGTCGCCGCGGACGCATCGGCGCTCCGACAGCGGCGAGTGGTTCGCCGAGCGGACGCCGCGAATCGCCCTCGGCGTCGCCCAACCACGGGACAGAGAACTGTTGGAATCGCTCCTCTCGACGTTCGAGGTGACGGACGTAGCCGACCCGATTCCGGAGCGGACCGACCTCTGTATCGTCGATGCCGACGGCCTCGCGGCGTTTCGCGAGGCGCTGTCGGCGTGGAAAGAACGCGAACGCCCGGCCACGGCGCCGGTGTTGCTGCTGACGACCGACTCCGTCGACGAGGCGTGGCGACGCCACGGCGATTCTGTCGGTGAGTTGCTCGACGGCATTCAGCCCATTCCGGCGCCGAGGCAAGCGATTCGCTCCCGAATCGATGGGCTGTTGGCGACGCGAGAACACTCGGTGGAGTCACGGCAGCGCCAGCGGGAACTCGAACTGTACGAGCGCGCGATAGACGGCGCCGGTATCGGCATCAGCATCGCCGACGCGAGCGAAGACGACCTACCGCTCGTCTACGTCAACGAGGGGTTCCTCGAAACCACCGGGTACGACCGCGAGGAAGTCATCGGCCGGAACTGTCGGTTCCTGCAGGGCGAGAACACCGAGGAGGCGACCGTCGATAAGATGCGGTCGGCGCTGGCTGACGAGCGGCCGGTGTCGGTCGAAATCCGCAACTACCGGCGCTCCGGCGAGCAGTTCTGGAACGACCTCGATATCATGCCCGTGCGTGGTGAGGACGGCAAGGTGACGCACTTCCTCGGCTTCCAACGTGACGTTACCGAGCGTAAGCAACGGGAGCGGTTGCTAGAACAGCATCTACGAATATTCGAGGCCACCGAGGACCCGGTTTTGGTGCTCGACGTAAACGGTCGTATCGTGGAGACGAACGCGGCAGCCAAAGCCGCCTTCGGCGTCGATGGGGAGATTCCGGTGAAAATGCCCGCTCCGAACCTATTCGAGGGCAAACAGGCCGCGAAGTTGCGAACGGCGATAGCCGCGGTTCGGGGCGGCGGGAACTCCCAAACGGCGGAGCTCACGACGGCCGGCCCCGACGGGAACTCGACCGTCTTCCAGTTCCGATTTCAACGGCTGGAGGCGACCGACGACTACGGCGAGCGAATCATCGCTGTCAGTCGTGACATCACGCGAATCCAGGAGTACCAAAACCGCCTGTCGGTTCTCGACCGAATCTTCCGACACAACATCCGTAATAAACTGAACATCGTCACGGGACTGGCGGAACTCCTCGAAGACGACGGCGACGAGGAGGTGGCGGCGATAGCCGACGACATCGATACCGCGGCGTCGGACCTGCTGGCGATTGCCGACGCGGCCCGCGCGTTCAACCGAAGCATCGACCCCACCAAACCACAGACACAGGAACTCGACCTTTCGGCGTTCGTCCGCGAGGTGGGCGAGGAACTCCGCGAGAGTTACCCCGACGCCGACATCGACATCTCGGCGCCCGGAGCCTCCCCGGCAGTCTGCCCCGCGACGATTCGGCTCTGTCTGGAACATCTCGTCGAGAACGCGGTCAAACACACGGACGTACCCACCCCCCGAGTGGACATCGAGGTCGATGACACGGACGACCGGGAGTGGGTCGAACTCCGTGTCAACGACGACGGGCCCGGGTTCTCCGAACGCGAACGGCGGGCGCTGGCCAGCGGCGCGGAACGCCCGCTAGAGCACCTTCAGGGCGTCACGCTGTGGCTGATTCGGTGGGCAGTGATGAACGCTGGCGGGCAACTCGACATCCGAAACCCCGCCGACCGCGGCGCGACGGTGGTTCTTCGACTTCCGGCGGCCGAGGGGTCATCGCCGACGTAG
- a CDS encoding ATPase domain-containing protein has protein sequence MDSDDRRVPSGTPGLDEVLQGGFLSGQTGIINGGPGTGKTVLALQFLTAADGASLYIGFEEREADIRRNAELLGIDLSDVTILDLSAGGERFFSEDSYTVFPADEVEGEDLLERIATAIDEESPERLVIDPLSELRSLLPDEYQFRRNISSLINELKERGTTTLCTTQPTSGRVEQDLKFLGDLTIEIQRTTDHRSLEVTKFRGSGSADGRHTYRIRSDDGGRVYPKLAPGNFHREHTRDQLSSGLPELDRLLGGGIERGSVTVLSGPSGAGKTTLGSLFLEAAGNRGEQAFGYLFEELESDYLHRSGEINIDIESLVETGAVRIEEIESLAQSPDEFAHHVRTAVEEEDAQIVMIDGITGYRLGLRGDDSQAELTRELHALCRYLKRMGVTVLLLEEVENITGDLSATDEQISYLADNIVFLRYMEIDGGIRKTVGVLKKRFGDFEQSLREMSISEDGVEVGPKLTGMRGILTGIPERTDESG, from the coding sequence ATGGACAGCGATGACCGGCGTGTCCCGTCAGGTACACCGGGCTTGGACGAGGTGCTGCAGGGTGGCTTTCTCAGTGGCCAGACGGGAATAATAAACGGCGGTCCGGGGACGGGCAAGACGGTTCTCGCCTTGCAGTTTCTCACCGCGGCCGACGGGGCGAGTCTCTATATCGGCTTCGAGGAACGGGAGGCCGACATCAGACGGAACGCCGAACTGCTCGGCATCGACCTCTCGGACGTGACGATACTCGACCTCAGCGCCGGCGGCGAGCGGTTCTTCTCGGAGGACTCCTATACGGTGTTCCCGGCCGACGAGGTCGAGGGAGAGGACTTACTGGAGCGCATCGCGACGGCCATCGACGAGGAATCACCGGAGCGGCTCGTCATCGACCCGCTGTCGGAACTCCGGTCGCTGCTGCCCGACGAGTACCAGTTCCGCCGCAACATCTCCTCGCTCATCAACGAACTCAAAGAGCGCGGGACGACGACGCTGTGTACGACCCAACCGACGAGTGGTCGGGTCGAACAGGACCTCAAGTTCCTCGGCGATTTGACGATTGAAATCCAGCGGACGACCGACCACCGCTCGCTCGAAGTGACGAAGTTCCGCGGTTCGGGCTCCGCCGACGGCCGACACACCTACCGCATCCGGTCCGACGATGGCGGTCGCGTGTATCCGAAACTCGCCCCCGGGAATTTCCATCGCGAACACACCCGGGACCAACTCTCCTCGGGGCTTCCGGAACTCGACCGGCTTCTCGGCGGCGGTATCGAACGAGGGTCGGTCACCGTCCTCTCCGGACCGTCGGGTGCCGGCAAGACGACACTCGGGTCGCTGTTTCTGGAAGCCGCCGGCAACCGCGGCGAACAGGCGTTCGGCTACCTCTTCGAGGAACTAGAGTCCGATTATCTGCACCGGTCCGGTGAAATCAATATCGACATCGAATCGCTCGTCGAGACGGGTGCCGTTCGAATCGAGGAAATCGAGTCACTCGCACAGAGTCCCGACGAGTTCGCCCATCACGTCCGGACGGCCGTCGAAGAGGAGGATGCCCAAATCGTCATGATTGACGGCATCACCGGCTACCGACTCGGCCTTCGTGGCGATGATTCCCAGGCCGAACTCACCCGGGAACTCCACGCGCTGTGTCGCTACCTCAAGCGGATGGGCGTCACCGTCCTCCTCCTCGAGGAGGTCGAGAACATCACCGGCGACCTCTCGGCGACCGACGAGCAGATTAGCTACCTCGCCGACAACATCGTCTTCCTCCGATATATGGAAATCGACGGCGGGATTCGGAAGACCGTCGGCGTGTTGAAGAAGCGCTTCGGTGACTTCGAGCAGTCGCTTCGTGAAATGTCGATATCCGAAGATGGCGTCGAGGTCGGGCCGAAACTGACCGGGATGCGCGGCATTCTCACCGGCATCCCCGAGCGAACCGACGAGTCGGGCTGA
- a CDS encoding MBL fold metallo-hydrolase: MPTVQLVRHATLLVTLGETTFLVDPMLGEPGDIPPIPNTPNDRENPLVERPDVDLTHDAVVVTHRHRDHFDDAAREFLDREVPLFCHPEEADEFLEEGFEDVRPLDIHHSFGDVILEPTPARHGHGELAEKMAPVLGVVFEGAESLYLAGDTVWYDAVAETIDAYDFDAVVVNAGGARFVEGEPITMDEDDVASVRAAVDDDVPVIADHMDAINHCLVTRADLRAAVEGVTIPEDGETVEF, from the coding sequence ATGCCCACCGTTCAACTCGTTCGTCACGCCACGCTGCTCGTCACGTTGGGGGAGACGACGTTCCTCGTCGACCCGATGCTCGGCGAACCGGGCGACATCCCGCCGATTCCGAACACGCCCAACGACCGCGAGAACCCGCTCGTCGAACGCCCGGACGTCGACCTCACACACGACGCGGTCGTCGTCACCCACCGTCACCGCGACCACTTCGACGACGCCGCCCGGGAGTTCCTCGACCGCGAGGTACCGCTGTTCTGTCATCCCGAGGAGGCCGACGAGTTCCTCGAGGAGGGCTTCGAGGACGTCCGACCGCTCGATATCCACCACTCGTTCGGCGACGTGATACTCGAACCGACGCCGGCCCGCCACGGCCACGGCGAGTTGGCAGAGAAGATGGCGCCCGTCCTCGGCGTCGTCTTCGAGGGCGCGGAGTCGCTGTATCTCGCCGGCGACACAGTCTGGTACGACGCCGTCGCCGAAACCATCGATGCCTACGACTTCGACGCCGTCGTCGTCAACGCCGGCGGGGCCCGGTTCGTCGAGGGCGAACCCATCACGATGGACGAAGACGACGTTGCGTCGGTCCGGGCGGCCGTCGACGACGACGTGCCCGTTATCGCCGACCACATGGACGCTATCAACCACTGCTTGGTCACGCGGGCCGACCTGCGAGCGGCCGTCGAGGGCGTGACGATACCTGAAGATGGTGAGACGGTCGAGTTCTGA
- a CDS encoding poly-gamma-glutamate biosynthesis protein PgsC/CapC yields MLVAAGMMVFGVALVAAISQTTGLRVGGVMVVPLVAVYTFRELWTPVVFLGGAVAAFTALYAVREFTLWYGREPLLVAIATGALASIAAVLAVDRLTTTTLVFRDAEIVGSIFPGIAAYNLMRIDADRRRVDLLVAVGTYLAVVAVGVVGLVVSAVVEPGIPPVVFAEGVPAVELLGLDAPRGRFPRAVPQAVVVSLVLADLVVYEGVRRRYDISLAGVVLVPLLAVFSARLGVAFFLYALFATATFLVTTGAYWSMLLYGRNLLAVALVVGTGLAIGAALSNPNIPGLLLLFVGLFAGVGSYNLHRTAPPVRSASISLSAGLFVLMYGALLVVISPEASGLASPLRWYHVAIGAAALAVAARDLYRLERERADGDAIEAASVFSEVSG; encoded by the coding sequence ATGCTGGTGGCGGCGGGGATGATGGTGTTCGGCGTGGCTCTCGTGGCAGCCATCTCACAAACGACGGGCCTCCGGGTCGGCGGCGTGATGGTCGTCCCGTTGGTAGCGGTGTACACGTTCCGAGAGCTGTGGACGCCGGTCGTCTTTCTTGGGGGTGCGGTCGCTGCCTTCACCGCGCTGTACGCCGTCCGGGAGTTCACGCTGTGGTACGGGCGCGAACCGCTGTTGGTAGCAATCGCGACCGGCGCACTCGCCAGCATCGCCGCCGTCCTCGCAGTGGACCGACTCACGACGACAACACTGGTCTTCCGCGATGCCGAAATCGTCGGGAGCATCTTCCCCGGTATCGCCGCCTACAACCTGATGCGCATCGACGCCGACCGCCGACGCGTCGACCTCCTCGTTGCGGTCGGGACGTACCTCGCGGTCGTCGCCGTCGGTGTCGTCGGATTGGTCGTTTCGGCCGTCGTCGAACCCGGGATACCGCCGGTCGTCTTCGCCGAGGGTGTCCCCGCGGTGGAGTTGCTCGGACTCGACGCGCCACGAGGTCGGTTCCCGCGTGCCGTCCCGCAGGCGGTCGTCGTCTCGCTCGTTCTCGCCGACCTCGTCGTTTACGAGGGCGTCCGCCGACGGTACGACATCTCGCTGGCTGGCGTCGTGTTGGTGCCGCTGTTGGCGGTGTTTTCGGCGCGACTCGGCGTGGCGTTTTTCCTCTATGCGCTGTTCGCGACGGCGACGTTCCTCGTCACGACGGGGGCGTACTGGTCGATGCTGCTGTACGGGCGAAACTTACTGGCGGTCGCTCTCGTGGTCGGGACGGGGCTTGCCATCGGCGCCGCGCTGTCGAACCCCAACATTCCGGGGCTGTTGTTGCTGTTCGTCGGGCTGTTTGCGGGTGTCGGCTCGTACAACCTCCATCGGACCGCACCGCCGGTCCGCAGTGCCAGCATCTCGCTCAGTGCGGGACTGTTCGTTCTCATGTACGGTGCGCTGTTGGTCGTCATCTCGCCCGAAGCCAGCGGCCTCGCGTCGCCGTTGCGGTGGTACCACGTCGCCATCGGTGCGGCAGCGCTCGCCGTCGCTGCTCGGGACCTGTATCGACTCGAACGGGAGCGCGCCGACGGGGACGCAATCGAGGCGGCGTCGGTGTTCTCGGAGGTGTCGGGATGA
- a CDS encoding Mur ligase family protein, whose translation MTLRGAFGRARDALTRGRKHFQRVHEADRRVVVSGVRGKSTLVRWLHDALTAQGIDTFAKVTGDHPYVLVNGERHAADRDGITRLYENERLYAEHGPTEAVIAENQGIREYTTRLASERWDPEVVVLLNVRRDHLGTLGEDLEDIARAFARTVPDGRHVVCGDRNEAIVEYLRDRLEPRGVEFTHVDPPAEYDVLGARTAFAIDPILRELGCEPMGRDHAVELLSSLRSSWTWRRLEGGGLACNAASLNDIESTEHLRRHLVEALDDSTIEPVCYLRRDRAGRTASYIRYAEWLYDHDLIDRVHVVGPHRSLFRRRADLPVIVHDETERTAIEVLDTALGGGHPVVFMANTVAPLMREVESELEARTVGRHSAGEWELTNEA comes from the coding sequence ATGACCCTCCGAGGGGCCTTCGGTCGCGCCCGGGACGCCCTCACCCGCGGCCGAAAGCACTTCCAGCGCGTCCACGAAGCCGACCGCCGGGTCGTCGTCTCCGGTGTTCGCGGGAAATCGACGCTGGTGCGGTGGCTCCACGATGCACTCACGGCACAGGGCATCGACACCTTCGCCAAAGTGACCGGCGACCACCCCTACGTGTTGGTCAACGGCGAGCGCCACGCCGCCGACCGCGACGGCATCACCCGACTGTACGAGAACGAACGACTGTACGCCGAACACGGCCCGACAGAGGCCGTCATCGCCGAGAATCAGGGCATTCGCGAATACACAACCCGACTCGCAAGCGAGCGGTGGGACCCGGAGGTCGTCGTATTGCTCAACGTCCGACGCGACCACCTCGGGACGCTCGGCGAGGACCTTGAGGACATCGCACGAGCGTTCGCACGAACGGTCCCCGACGGACGACACGTCGTCTGTGGCGACCGAAACGAGGCCATCGTCGAGTATCTTCGGGACCGCCTCGAACCCCGCGGCGTCGAGTTCACCCACGTCGACCCGCCGGCGGAGTACGACGTATTGGGCGCCCGGACCGCCTTCGCTATCGACCCTATTCTCCGAGAACTCGGCTGTGAGCCGATGGGTCGGGACCACGCCGTCGAGTTGCTGTCGTCGTTGCGGTCGTCGTGGACGTGGCGACGACTAGAGGGTGGCGGCCTCGCGTGTAACGCCGCCAGCCTCAACGACATCGAGAGCACCGAACACCTCCGCCGACATCTCGTCGAGGCGCTGGACGATTCCACCATCGAACCGGTCTGTTATCTCCGCCGGGACCGAGCGGGCCGGACGGCTTCCTACATCCGCTACGCCGAGTGGCTCTACGACCACGACCTCATCGATCGGGTCCACGTCGTCGGTCCTCACCGTAGCCTGTTCCGCCGTCGCGCCGACCTGCCGGTCATCGTTCACGACGAGACCGAACGGACGGCAATCGAGGTACTCGACACCGCCCTCGGTGGGGGCCACCCGGTCGTCTTCATGGCCAACACCGTCGCACCGCTGATGCGGGAGGTGGAATCCGAACTCGAAGCACGGACCGTCGGACGGCATAGTGCCGGCGAGTGGGAACTCACGAACGAGGCGTGA